The proteins below come from a single Marinobacter gudaonensis genomic window:
- a CDS encoding YqcC family protein, translated as MSTPDDQLGQVADSLLRIEMELRRLGLWEAESPPDEAFQSTQPFCIDTLEFPQWLQFVFVARMKVIIESDHSLPATSGIAPMAEEHFRGRPESGNALVRELEEIDRLLSSE; from the coding sequence ATGAGCACACCAGACGATCAGCTTGGCCAGGTTGCGGACAGCCTGTTACGCATCGAGATGGAGCTCCGGCGCCTGGGGCTCTGGGAGGCGGAGTCGCCACCAGACGAAGCCTTCCAGAGCACACAGCCATTCTGTATCGACACGCTGGAATTTCCCCAGTGGCTACAGTTTGTTTTCGTCGCAAGGATGAAGGTGATTATCGAAAGCGACCATTCACTGCCGGCCACCTCGGGTATTGCGCCCATGGCCGAAGAGCATTTCCGGGGGCGGCCGGAATCTGGAAATGCGTTGGTTCGGGAGCTGGAGGAAATAGACCGGTTGTTGTCCAGCGAGTAA
- a CDS encoding DUF1631 domain-containing protein, which yields MAHDNKVVRFSGQKSPGRFDLPSALIHLRDASGQSLKSVLGAFFDRADDALFELADRAGSNLDQTAYFDAMRELRLRRKAMVVSILQYVSQAFNEIGRFQPQQATHALDDIDQDSLSLVDHSELEQQVAVDNLINKLRNRYTEQIRLLTIRVGHLVPGIELRDAQMPLSPEIICGGLAEACADLDIDIRAKLVVLKLFDRLLADTLGDFYQEANRTLIKEGVLPDMKRPPAGKGAVQSPQHSGKGQSTASGKGGATAKDESEGATGGSQATFSELSALLHKGDGGYTSGTREGGEGYIDTDRLVARLTEAQASSRQWDEGVVIPLNEQLGPLLRGGDGKSLNPGQVDRDVINLVSMLFDFILEDRQLHPVMKALIGRLQIPVLKVALSDQNFFNRGGHPVRKLLNELALSAIGWTEKKTGQRDPLREKIEYVVDRVLNEFTDNVALFDELLKDFSHFMDLDRRRRELVEQRLRDAEEGRARQERASHIARELVGELTDQRELPEPVAGLLNEAWSRYLQWLALREGEDSERWQQARKLTERLVWSVDPRPVTETTRSDLLRAIPGIVDELRRALQDISWDPFATDAVIRDLELVHVDVFQRLVTAPSREEPEQAGPDGVADGAAQAVPADTEPQVTIDASVAPADAPAENGTPMTPEPPVETEAVATASESGAVSVQWLERADSLRVGSWIELSRDDAKVRCKLAAFIKATGKYIFVNRSGAKVAEYQREELAAEMESGNVAMLDDGLIFDRALESIIDNLRSSRKD from the coding sequence ATGGCGCACGATAACAAGGTTGTCCGATTTTCCGGCCAGAAGTCGCCCGGACGGTTCGACCTGCCGTCCGCGCTGATTCATTTACGTGACGCATCGGGTCAGTCTCTGAAGTCTGTGCTCGGGGCGTTTTTTGACCGCGCGGACGATGCGCTGTTCGAGCTGGCCGATCGCGCCGGTTCCAATCTGGACCAGACTGCCTACTTTGATGCCATGCGTGAGCTGCGCCTGCGGCGCAAAGCGATGGTGGTATCCATACTCCAGTACGTCAGTCAGGCGTTCAATGAAATCGGACGATTCCAGCCTCAGCAGGCCACCCATGCCCTCGACGACATTGACCAGGACTCTCTCAGCCTGGTGGACCATTCCGAGTTGGAACAACAGGTTGCCGTCGATAACCTGATCAACAAACTGCGCAACCGCTATACGGAACAGATTCGTCTGCTGACCATTCGGGTGGGGCATCTGGTGCCGGGTATTGAACTCAGGGATGCGCAGATGCCGCTGAGCCCGGAAATTATTTGCGGTGGTCTCGCCGAAGCCTGTGCCGATCTGGATATCGACATTCGGGCGAAACTTGTGGTTCTCAAGCTGTTCGACCGCCTGCTGGCGGATACGCTGGGTGATTTCTACCAGGAGGCGAACCGGACTCTGATCAAAGAGGGAGTTTTGCCGGACATGAAGCGTCCTCCTGCTGGTAAAGGGGCTGTTCAGTCCCCACAACACTCTGGTAAAGGACAATCAACAGCATCCGGAAAGGGCGGCGCGACGGCCAAAGACGAAAGCGAAGGGGCTACGGGAGGTTCCCAGGCCACTTTTTCGGAGCTCAGCGCACTGCTGCACAAGGGGGATGGCGGATATACCTCCGGCACACGTGAGGGCGGTGAAGGTTACATCGATACCGATCGGCTGGTGGCCAGGTTAACCGAGGCCCAGGCGAGCAGTCGGCAGTGGGACGAGGGCGTTGTGATCCCGCTCAATGAACAGCTGGGTCCGTTGCTGCGAGGAGGCGATGGTAAAAGCCTGAACCCCGGGCAGGTCGATCGCGATGTTATTAACCTGGTGTCCATGCTGTTCGATTTTATCCTTGAGGATCGCCAGCTTCACCCGGTCATGAAGGCCTTGATCGGACGTCTGCAGATTCCCGTGCTCAAGGTGGCCCTGAGCGATCAGAACTTCTTCAATCGGGGTGGTCATCCGGTGCGCAAGTTGCTGAATGAGCTCGCGCTTTCGGCCATTGGCTGGACCGAGAAGAAGACCGGTCAGCGCGATCCGCTGCGGGAAAAAATCGAGTACGTGGTAGATCGGGTGCTCAACGAGTTCACCGACAATGTGGCGTTGTTTGATGAGTTGCTGAAAGACTTTAGCCACTTCATGGATCTGGACCGCCGGCGCCGGGAGCTCGTGGAGCAGCGCCTGCGCGACGCGGAGGAGGGGCGCGCCCGCCAGGAGCGCGCTTCCCATATTGCTCGGGAGTTGGTGGGTGAACTGACCGACCAGCGGGAGCTGCCTGAGCCAGTGGCCGGACTGTTGAACGAGGCCTGGAGCCGCTACCTGCAATGGTTGGCACTCCGCGAGGGTGAGGACAGCGAGCGCTGGCAACAGGCGCGAAAACTAACCGAGCGACTGGTGTGGAGCGTTGACCCGAGGCCGGTGACCGAGACCACAAGAAGCGATCTGCTCCGTGCCATCCCGGGTATCGTGGATGAGCTGCGCAGGGCGTTGCAGGATATCTCCTGGGATCCGTTTGCGACCGATGCGGTCATCCGTGACCTTGAGCTGGTGCATGTAGATGTCTTCCAGAGGCTGGTAACCGCACCGTCCCGCGAGGAACCCGAGCAGGCCGGGCCTGATGGGGTAGCCGATGGCGCTGCTCAGGCTGTTCCCGCGGATACAGAGCCGCAAGTAACAATCGATGCATCGGTGGCTCCGGCCGACGCGCCTGCCGAGAATGGGACGCCGATGACGCCAGAGCCACCGGTAGAGACGGAGGCAGTGGCGACCGCCAGCGAATCGGGGGCAGTGTCTGTTCAGTGGCTGGAGCGGGCTGATAGTCTGCGGGTAGGCTCCTGGATCGAGCTCAGCCGTGATGACGCCAAGGTACGTTGCAAACTGGCGGCTTTCATCAAGGCAACGGGCAAGTACATTTTTGTCAATCGCAGTGGCGCGAAAGTGGCGGAGTACCAACGGGAAGAGCTGGCGGCGGAAATGGAGTCCGGTAATGTTGCCATGCTTGATGATGGTCTGATCTTCGATCGGGCACTGGAATCCATCATCGACAACCTGCGCAGCAGCCGTAAAGACTGA
- the ampD gene encoding 1,6-anhydro-N-acetylmuramyl-L-alanine amidase AmpD, whose amino-acid sequence MSDPDALPENPTPSTEEATRLRETGHIRGARWCPSPNFGPRPEGTGISLLVIHNISLPPGQFGGPEIEDFFCNRLDASAHPFFQTIAGVEVSSHLLIRRDGSVIQFVNLHDRAWHAGRSSFEGREECNDYSIGIELEGTDHIPYTEAQYRQLATVAREIMAAWPEITQARITGHSDIAPGRKTDPGPAFDWSLFRAMVHSGRASGEAAEWS is encoded by the coding sequence TTGTCAGATCCAGATGCCTTGCCTGAAAACCCGACGCCTTCCACAGAGGAGGCGACACGGCTCCGGGAAACCGGGCATATCCGGGGCGCCCGTTGGTGTCCATCGCCGAATTTCGGGCCTCGCCCGGAAGGTACCGGCATTTCCCTTCTGGTGATTCACAACATCAGTCTGCCGCCCGGCCAGTTCGGCGGACCTGAAATCGAAGACTTCTTCTGCAATCGTCTTGACGCTTCGGCCCACCCGTTCTTCCAGACTATTGCCGGTGTCGAAGTATCCTCCCACCTGCTGATCCGTCGCGACGGGTCGGTCATCCAGTTTGTCAATCTGCATGACAGGGCCTGGCATGCGGGCCGGTCCAGCTTCGAGGGGCGGGAGGAGTGCAACGACTACTCCATCGGAATCGAGCTGGAGGGTACTGATCACATACCCTACACCGAGGCCCAGTATCGCCAGCTGGCCACCGTGGCCCGCGAGATCATGGCGGCCTGGCCTGAGATTACGCAAGCACGCATCACCGGCCACAGTGACATTGCGCCGGGCAGAAAGACCGATCCGGGCCCTGCCTTTGACTGGTCACTTTTTCGAGCCATGGTGCATTCCGGGCGTGCTTCCGGGGAGGCGGCGGAATGGAGCTGA
- a CDS encoding histidine kinase, with product MELIVFLLAYSVRRRLDSLDRLHGDELWRRWFHNGRKARAGHEADVYAGLALVLLPALILGLAEYVLVVSDWRMAAYPADFLILVLLMGTPGWRQLLRAYAEAWQRGDMQAAWHHIKDRLPAAERGAALSPEAMHLSLSRALLVSVFQRFFLVAFWYMVGGVALAVLARGLVALADQWPQAAARPRFARMAEWAGWIPARLLSVTFGIAGDLAGWLREMGKSLSGVRRKAGDVLMISASGSLTGYALEPDRFSRLHPEDWTSFGGRSLAALRDLLNRSMLVWICTLALLVISGVV from the coding sequence ATGGAGCTGATTGTGTTTCTCCTGGCTTACTCGGTGCGCAGGCGCCTCGACTCCCTTGACAGGCTTCATGGTGATGAGCTCTGGCGGCGCTGGTTCCACAACGGCCGCAAAGCCCGTGCAGGGCATGAAGCGGATGTATACGCCGGCCTCGCCCTGGTTCTGCTGCCAGCGCTGATTCTGGGGCTTGCCGAGTATGTGCTGGTGGTGTCTGACTGGCGAATGGCGGCTTATCCGGCAGATTTCCTGATCCTTGTGCTGCTGATGGGCACACCCGGCTGGCGCCAGTTGTTGCGGGCCTATGCAGAGGCCTGGCAGCGGGGCGACATGCAGGCCGCGTGGCACCATATCAAAGACCGGCTGCCGGCGGCTGAGCGAGGCGCCGCCCTCTCGCCCGAAGCGATGCACCTGTCCCTGTCGAGGGCGCTGCTGGTGTCGGTGTTCCAAAGGTTTTTCCTGGTGGCGTTCTGGTACATGGTCGGAGGCGTGGCGCTGGCGGTGCTGGCACGGGGGCTGGTGGCACTGGCAGACCAATGGCCTCAGGCCGCAGCGCGGCCACGGTTTGCACGGATGGCGGAGTGGGCAGGCTGGATTCCTGCGCGGCTGCTGTCGGTGACCTTCGGTATTGCCGGCGACCTCGCCGGCTGGTTGCGGGAAATGGGTAAATCCTTGTCTGGCGTCAGGAGAAAAGCGGGCGACGTGCTCATGATTTCCGCCAGCGGGTCGTTAACCGGGTATGCGCTGGAACCGGACCGTTTCTCCCGGTTGCATCCGGAGGACTGGACGAGCTTCGGTGGTCGGAGCCTGGCAGCGCTGCGGGATCTCCTGAACCGGAGCATGCTGGTGTGGATCTGCACGCTCGCATTGTTGGTGATTTCGGGGGTCGTGTAA
- the nadC gene encoding carboxylating nicotinate-nucleotide diphosphorylase → MITPERLRQARIENVAQSLREDMGDGDITAMLIPEHKRATARVITRESATIAGRAWVEEVFRQVDPTVTLDWQVADGDTVAPDQLLFTMDGAARSLLGAERAALNWLQTLSGVATACAAYAARVAHTNVRLLDTRKTLPGLRLAQKYAVTCGGCYNHRIGLWDAFLIKENHIAACGSIADAVRAARQIAPGKPVEVETENLDELEQALSAGADIIMLDEFTLEDMRTAVARTGDRAKLEASGGINASTLVPIAETGVDYISIGALTKDVKAVDLSMRLD, encoded by the coding sequence ATGATCACACCAGAACGTCTCCGGCAGGCCAGAATCGAAAACGTCGCCCAGAGTCTGCGGGAAGACATGGGGGACGGCGACATCACGGCCATGCTGATCCCGGAACATAAGCGGGCGACCGCCCGCGTGATTACGCGGGAGTCGGCGACAATTGCAGGCCGCGCGTGGGTAGAGGAGGTGTTTCGCCAGGTGGATCCAACCGTAACGCTGGACTGGCAGGTCGCCGATGGCGATACCGTGGCACCCGATCAGTTACTGTTCACCATGGACGGGGCGGCTCGCAGCCTGCTGGGTGCCGAGCGTGCCGCTCTCAATTGGCTGCAGACTTTGTCGGGTGTGGCCACTGCCTGCGCCGCCTATGCCGCCAGGGTCGCCCACACGAACGTACGTCTGCTGGACACCCGAAAGACCTTACCGGGCCTGCGTCTTGCCCAGAAATACGCCGTGACCTGTGGTGGTTGCTACAACCATCGGATCGGGCTCTGGGACGCCTTCCTGATCAAGGAAAACCACATTGCGGCGTGCGGCTCGATCGCAGATGCAGTCCGGGCAGCCCGTCAGATCGCACCGGGAAAACCCGTCGAAGTGGAAACCGAGAATCTGGACGAACTGGAACAGGCCCTGAGCGCCGGTGCAGACATTATTATGCTGGATGAATTCACGCTTGAGGATATGCGCACCGCCGTCGCCCGGACCGGCGACCGGGCGAAACTCGAAGCATCCGGAGGCATCAATGCCTCGACACTGGTGCCCATCGCGGAAACCGGTGTGGACTACATCTCCATCGGCGCGCTGACCAAGGATGTCAAGGCCGTGGACCTGTCCATGCGGCTCGACTGA